Proteins from a single region of Selenomonadales bacterium:
- the cadA gene encoding cadmium-translocating P-type ATPase — protein MVERKTCDQNCGGSARSLSTVIGAVALLLIGAAWQWQTAESAVLPHALLLVAYVLVGWPVLKIAARNVLKGQVFDENFLMGIASLGAIAIGETAEAAAVMVFYAVGEYFQDKAVDNSRRSITALLSMRPEYANLLTPTGLVRTPPEAVQVGQHIVVKPGERVPLDGMVCEGTSSLDTSALTGESLPRSVKAGDVALAGMVNTEGVFALEVTKIYADSAVARILALVEQASERKAPTERFVTTFARVYTPAVVAVAALVAVVPPLILPGASFSEWLYRALVMLVISCPCALVVSVPLSYFGGIGAASRQGVLFKGANYLDALAKASTVAFDKTGTLTHGHFSVQSVSARNGVSEQTLLTYAASLGAHSNHPVSRAICAAHGKPEAILRVSDMREVAGRGIEATLDGVRVLLGNAQLMAEQGVVVPIAQGEENVVHLALGGEWLGSIGVADVLRHETPGVITSLRRLGINKLWMLSGDRRDIAAKTARELTLDGYAAELLPQDKVAAVDTLREAEAHSGGKLVFVGDGINDAPVLARADIGVAMGALGSDAAIEAADVVIMPNSLAKLTAAVRIARFTRRIVHQNIALSLGFKVGFMALGAAGIATIWGAVFADVGVALLAVLNATRALRYTGE, from the coding sequence ATGGTGGAGAGAAAGACGTGCGACCAGAATTGTGGCGGTTCGGCTAGGTCGCTATCTACGGTAATAGGAGCAGTGGCACTGCTCTTAATCGGAGCGGCGTGGCAATGGCAGACGGCCGAGTCTGCCGTGCTGCCGCACGCACTGCTACTTGTGGCGTATGTTCTCGTGGGCTGGCCGGTGCTTAAGATAGCAGCTCGCAACGTGCTGAAAGGACAAGTCTTTGATGAGAACTTCCTAATGGGGATAGCCTCACTAGGGGCTATTGCCATCGGTGAGACGGCTGAGGCCGCCGCGGTAATGGTGTTTTACGCAGTAGGGGAGTACTTTCAAGATAAGGCAGTCGACAATTCGCGCCGCTCCATTACGGCCTTGCTCAGTATGCGCCCCGAATACGCCAATCTGCTAACGCCAACAGGGCTAGTTCGCACCCCACCGGAGGCTGTTCAAGTCGGCCAACATATTGTCGTCAAACCCGGCGAGCGGGTGCCGCTAGATGGAATGGTCTGCGAAGGGACATCGTCACTTGACACGTCCGCGCTTACAGGCGAATCGTTGCCGCGCTCAGTCAAAGCAGGAGATGTAGCCCTTGCCGGGATGGTCAACACTGAGGGCGTATTTGCGTTAGAAGTGACCAAAATCTACGCCGACTCGGCCGTTGCCCGCATTCTAGCGTTAGTTGAGCAAGCGAGCGAGCGCAAGGCCCCGACAGAGCGGTTCGTCACCACGTTTGCGCGCGTCTACACGCCAGCCGTAGTCGCCGTCGCTGCCTTAGTGGCGGTTGTGCCACCGCTAATCCTGCCTGGCGCTAGTTTCAGCGAGTGGCTGTACCGCGCTTTAGTTATGCTAGTAATCTCCTGCCCCTGTGCCTTAGTAGTTTCCGTGCCGCTAAGCTACTTTGGCGGCATTGGGGCGGCCTCGCGCCAAGGGGTGTTGTTTAAAGGGGCAAACTACTTAGACGCGTTGGCTAAGGCTTCCACGGTCGCCTTCGACAAAACAGGGACGTTAACACATGGGCACTTTTCGGTGCAAAGCGTGTCAGCGCGTAATGGCGTAAGTGAACAAACGCTCCTAACATACGCTGCAAGCTTAGGTGCACACTCTAATCATCCGGTATCGCGTGCGATTTGTGCGGCACACGGCAAGCCCGAGGCTATTTTGCGCGTAAGTGACATGCGCGAAGTTGCAGGTCGAGGGATAGAAGCGACGTTAGATGGCGTCAGGGTGTTGCTAGGTAATGCGCAACTTATGGCCGAGCAAGGCGTTGTCGTCCCGATAGCACAAGGAGAAGAAAACGTCGTCCATTTGGCACTAGGCGGAGAATGGTTGGGTTCCATCGGGGTCGCCGACGTCCTGCGCCATGAAACTCCTGGTGTTATCACGAGCCTACGCAGGCTTGGCATCAACAAGCTATGGATGCTTTCCGGCGACAGAAGAGATATCGCCGCAAAGACGGCACGCGAGTTAACGCTTGACGGCTATGCAGCCGAACTTCTGCCCCAAGACAAAGTGGCCGCCGTGGACACCCTGCGCGAGGCAGAGGCACACAGCGGCGGCAAATTAGTTTTTGTCGGGGACGGCATTAACGATGCCCCGGTACTGGCACGGGCTGACATAGGGGTGGCGATGGGGGCACTAGGCAGCGACGCGGCTATCGAAGCAGCAGACGTCGTAATTATGCCAAACTCCCTCGCTAAGCTCACCGCCGCGGTTAGAATTGCGCGCTTCACCCGTCGCATAGTTCACCAAAACATCGCTTTGTCCCTTGGCTTTAAAGTCGGGTTTATGGCACTTGGGGCCGCGGGGATAGCTACAATTTGGGGAGCCGTGTTTGCCGATGTCGGCGTCGCACTCTTAGCGGTGCTCAACGCCACCCGCGCCCTGCGCTACACCGGAGAATAA
- a CDS encoding helix-turn-helix transcriptional regulator: protein MDDNARTDWCNSGHAEADVLGLRAKIVEVAGLSELFKVLGDETRTRILYLLAHGELCTCDLAGILEMSLPAVSHHLRLLRMARLVRYRREGKNVHYALDDDHVLHIIREAQAHFREER from the coding sequence ATGGACGACAACGCACGCACAGATTGGTGCAACAGCGGTCACGCGGAGGCAGATGTTTTGGGGCTACGCGCAAAAATAGTTGAGGTGGCGGGGCTATCTGAGTTGTTTAAGGTGCTTGGCGACGAGACGCGCACGCGCATCTTGTATCTCTTAGCTCACGGCGAGCTCTGCACCTGTGACTTGGCGGGGATTCTTGAAATGAGCCTGCCGGCAGTGTCGCACCACTTGCGTTTGCTGCGCATGGCGCGGCTTGTTAGATACCGCCGCGAGGGGAAGAATGTCCACTATGCCTTAGACGATGACCATGTGTTGCACATTATCCGCGAAGCGCAAGCCCACTTTAGAGAGGAGCGGTAG